The following proteins are encoded in a genomic region of Ailuropoda melanoleuca isolate Jingjing chromosome 10, ASM200744v2, whole genome shotgun sequence:
- the PSMG3 gene encoding proteasome assembly chaperone 3, with amino-acid sequence MEGNPLLVSKQKTEVVCGVPTQVVCTAFSSHILVVVTQFGKMGTLVSLEPSAVASDISKPVLTTKVLLGQDEPLIHVFAKNLVTFVSQEAGNRAVLLAMAVKDRSVEGLKALKEVIQSCQVW; translated from the exons ATGGAAGGCAATCCCTTGCTGGTATCCAAACAGAAGACGGAAGTGGTGTGTGGGGTCCCCACGCAGGTGGTCTGCACGGCCTTCAGCAGTCACATCCTGGTCGTGGTGACCCAGTTCGGGAAGATGGGTACCCTGGTCTCCCTGGAGCCCAGCGCCGTGGCCAGTGACATCAGCAAGCCCGTGCTCACCACGAAGGTCCTTCTTGGGCAGGACGAG CCTctcatccatgtctttgcaaagaACCTGGTGACGTTCGTGTCTCAGGAAGCTGGAAACAGAGCAGTTCTCTTGGCCATGGCCGTGAAGGACAGGAGCGTGGAGGGGCTGAAGGCCTTGAAGGAGGTGATCCAGTCATGCCAGGTGTGGTGA